The Sphingomonas sp. So64.6b genome includes a region encoding these proteins:
- a CDS encoding M23 family metallopeptidase, with protein sequence MWSGKLVVILGASVLGASVLGASSPLAAADTVATSDGGPSHGQYRLPYEDGTTVKVFDDFVTHRPVGRVDLFAVAGAKPYKVLAAADGVVKAIQDGFSEQLSGRAAKDCHNNYVWIAHADGEWSNYSHVAHGSVAAAGLRVGDRVKAGQVIGVEGAVGCAMLDHVHFEIAVPSSVDPIDANGFLTDNDGGKRERNPRFCGLGDHPAVKDQTYTARPCD encoded by the coding sequence ATGTGGTCGGGAAAACTGGTTGTCATTCTGGGGGCGTCCGTTCTGGGGGCATCCGTTCTGGGGGCGTCATCGCCGCTCGCGGCTGCCGATACGGTCGCGACGTCCGACGGTGGCCCGAGCCACGGACAATATCGCCTTCCCTATGAGGACGGCACGACGGTGAAGGTGTTCGACGATTTCGTGACACACCGGCCGGTCGGCCGGGTCGATCTCTTCGCTGTCGCGGGCGCGAAGCCGTATAAGGTGCTGGCCGCCGCGGACGGCGTGGTGAAGGCGATCCAGGACGGATTTTCCGAACAATTGTCCGGCCGCGCCGCGAAGGATTGCCACAATAATTATGTGTGGATCGCTCATGCCGATGGCGAATGGTCCAATTATTCGCATGTCGCGCATGGTTCGGTGGCCGCTGCCGGCTTGCGCGTCGGCGATCGGGTCAAGGCCGGGCAGGTCATCGGGGTCGAGGGAGCGGTGGGATGCGCGATGCTCGACCATGTTCATTTCGAGATCGCGGTTCCGTCATCGGTCGATCCGATCGACGCCAATGGCTTCCTGACCGACAATGACGGCGGCAAGCGGGAACGCAATCCGCGTTTTTGCGGGCTCGGCGATCATCCCGCGGTCAAGGACCAGACCTATACCGCCCGTCCGTGTGATTGA
- a CDS encoding PPC domain-containing protein, whose protein sequence is MTAAIAMVATPASAQTAGKNERQLPGQLDSNSPKDDDHPYQVRTLPLEAGKRYAFSAESEDFDPKMRLSLADDNDEQIAEDDDSGDGTNAYIEFAPAQSGTYRVRVSSVGDNKGGYVLKVRDLPPLPAPLRPTPVGTSTIVFKHYNGALTETDGEIRGRRIDDYVFHFEGGKQVLISMDHEGDDLDPLLQVYPAGNRQSTDPLAGDDDSGGKMNAFLSFTPEESADYIVRATGSTSDHSTGSYRLRVGQQP, encoded by the coding sequence ATGACTGCGGCCATCGCGATGGTCGCTACGCCGGCGTCGGCGCAGACCGCCGGCAAGAATGAACGGCAGCTTCCGGGACAGCTGGACAGCAACAGCCCGAAGGACGACGATCACCCCTATCAGGTCCGCACACTGCCTTTGGAGGCGGGAAAGCGCTACGCGTTCAGCGCGGAGTCCGAAGATTTCGACCCCAAAATGCGCCTCTCCCTCGCCGACGATAATGATGAACAGATCGCCGAAGACGACGATAGCGGCGACGGGACCAACGCCTATATCGAATTCGCGCCCGCGCAGAGCGGGACCTATCGCGTGCGTGTGTCCTCCGTCGGCGACAATAAGGGCGGCTATGTGCTGAAGGTGCGCGACCTTCCGCCGTTGCCGGCGCCGTTGCGGCCAACCCCGGTCGGGACCAGCACCATCGTCTTCAAACATTATAACGGCGCATTGACCGAGACGGATGGCGAAATACGCGGCCGCCGTATCGATGATTATGTGTTCCACTTCGAGGGCGGCAAGCAAGTCCTGATCTCGATGGATCATGAGGGCGACGATCTCGATCCGCTGCTGCAGGTCTATCCTGCAGGCAATCGCCAGAGCACCGACCCCCTTGCCGGCGATGACGATAGCGGCGGCAAGATGAACGCTTTTCTCAGCTTCACGCCGGAGGAAAGCGCCGACTATATCGTGCGTGCGACGGGCTCGACCAGCGATCACAGCACTGGAAGCTACCGCTTGCGCGTCGGGCAGCAGCCCTGA
- a CDS encoding VOC family protein produces MIDHLGIRAADFEASRRFYDAALSALGIVPVMEVTPEQSGGYHGIGYGRNGKPSFWLGNDGPLGEGLHIALSAASRAEVDAFYQAALAAGGRDNGPPGIRAHYHPTYYGAFVLDPDGINVEAVCHAPE; encoded by the coding sequence GTGATTGACCATTTGGGGATCAGAGCCGCGGATTTCGAAGCATCCAGGCGTTTCTACGACGCAGCATTGTCGGCGTTGGGCATAGTCCCGGTCATGGAAGTCACGCCGGAGCAATCGGGCGGATATCATGGCATCGGCTATGGCCGGAACGGCAAACCATCATTCTGGCTGGGCAATGACGGCCCGCTTGGCGAAGGCCTGCACATCGCCCTCTCCGCCGCCTCGCGTGCCGAGGTCGACGCATTCTATCAGGCGGCCCTGGCTGCCGGCGGACGCGACAACGGTCCGCCCGGGATCCGCGCGCATTATCATCCGACCTATTATGGCGCTTTCGTGCTCGATCCCGACGGCATCAATGTCGAGGCGGTCTGCCACGCGCCGGAATAG
- a CDS encoding nuclear transport factor 2 family protein: MNTDDHALRALAQTYFDAAYEMDADKFASVFHPSSAVTKVGDDGKVSVTPIAAWLATVRTLTAPKQSGMERDDRIILIDVESDLAFLKLRLRIHSRHFTDILSCLKADGTWRIVQKVMTSTT; this comes from the coding sequence ATGAATACCGACGATCATGCCCTGCGCGCGCTGGCGCAAACCTATTTCGATGCCGCCTACGAAATGGACGCCGACAAATTCGCGTCGGTATTCCATCCATCGAGCGCCGTCACAAAGGTCGGCGACGATGGCAAGGTGAGCGTGACACCTATCGCGGCATGGCTGGCGACCGTCCGTACGCTGACCGCGCCAAAGCAATCGGGTATGGAGCGCGACGACCGGATCATATTGATCGATGTCGAAAGCGATCTCGCATTCCTGAAACTGAGATTGCGGATACATTCACGTCATTTCACCGACATCCTGTCATGCCTGAAGGCTGATGGAACGTGGCGGATCGTTCAGAAAGTCATGACGTCCACAACCTGA
- the gcvA gene encoding transcriptional regulator GcvA — MNELTSSMLRHRRLPPLAALRAFEAAARHLSFRKAAEELAVTPTAISHQIRLLEEVLGMALFVRQVRRVGLTEAGRRLYPTLRDGFDAFAQAIADLSPQRRRKAVTLTATTLFTARRLLPALDSFRSDHPQFDLRLHASDELVDLASGVADIAVRYGAGPFNGLVAEPLLSECFGILCSPGLQLSSPEDLKRATLLHVEWSRPDLAPDWRRWAKLAGMADLAVEKGPRFNHDGHVLQAAVAGHGVAISSLVLAAPEIDAGLLVHPFGPVIEGETYHVVATPENIACADVQAVRDWLKATVEVR, encoded by the coding sequence ATGAATGAACTGACCTCATCCATGTTGCGTCATCGGCGGTTGCCGCCGCTCGCGGCGCTGCGCGCCTTCGAGGCGGCTGCGCGGCATCTCAGCTTCCGCAAGGCGGCCGAGGAGCTGGCGGTGACGCCGACGGCGATCAGCCACCAGATCCGCCTTTTGGAGGAGGTGCTGGGCATGGCGCTGTTCGTGCGTCAGGTGCGGCGCGTCGGGCTGACCGAGGCCGGGCGCCGGCTCTATCCGACCTTGCGCGACGGCTTCGATGCCTTTGCGCAGGCGATCGCGGACCTGTCGCCGCAGCGCCGGCGCAAGGCGGTGACGCTGACCGCGACGACATTGTTCACCGCGCGCCGCCTGCTGCCGGCGCTCGATTCATTTCGGTCGGATCATCCGCAATTCGATTTGCGCCTGCACGCGTCGGACGAACTGGTCGATCTGGCTTCGGGGGTTGCCGATATTGCCGTTCGTTATGGAGCGGGGCCGTTCAACGGGCTGGTGGCGGAGCCGCTGCTGTCCGAATGTTTCGGGATCCTGTGCAGTCCGGGCCTACAGCTCTCCAGCCCGGAGGATTTGAAACGCGCCACGCTGTTGCATGTGGAATGGAGCCGGCCGGATCTGGCGCCCGACTGGCGGCGCTGGGCGAAATTGGCCGGTATGGCGGACCTCGCGGTCGAGAAAGGGCCTCGCTTCAACCATGACGGGCATGTGCTGCAGGCGGCGGTCGCCGGGCATGGGGTGGCTATCTCCAGCCTGGTGCTCGCGGCGCCGGAGATCGATGCCGGCCTGCTGGTCCATCCCTTCGGGCCGGTGATCGAAGGCGAGACCTATCATGTCGTGGCCACGCCGGAGAATATCGCCTGCGCGGATGTACAGGCGGTGCGCGACTGGTTGAAGGCGACGGTTGAAGTGCGGTGA
- a CDS encoding LysR substrate-binding domain-containing protein, which produces MKNDLSDLATFAVVASERSFTRAAAKLGVSQSALSHTIRKLEQRLGLQLLARTTRSVAPTAAGAALLQDLSPGLEQIAHALDKARSIRRQPAGRLRIVMSRSAAVMVLLPKLAAFAEAYPDIILDVVTVTGPVDLVAGEFDAGIQLGEYIQKDMIAMPVTRDLRLTVVGSPHYFVSRRIPQKPRDLSDHRCITLRLPSGPYRWEFEQGRKSVTVNVNGPLIIDDTHLVIQAALAGAGLGLAYEDQVADYIAKGQLVRVLEDWTPPIAGFFIYYPSRRHQPAALSALVNSLRLS; this is translated from the coding sequence ATGAAAAACGACCTGAGCGATCTCGCGACGTTTGCCGTGGTGGCCAGCGAACGAAGCTTTACCCGGGCGGCGGCAAAGCTGGGTGTGTCGCAGTCCGCGCTGAGTCATACGATCAGGAAGCTTGAGCAGCGGCTCGGGTTGCAGCTTCTGGCGCGGACGACCAGGAGCGTCGCGCCGACCGCCGCGGGGGCCGCCCTGCTGCAGGATTTGTCGCCGGGGCTGGAGCAAATCGCGCATGCGCTGGACAAGGCCCGAAGCATTCGGCGGCAGCCCGCGGGACGCCTTCGGATCGTCATGTCACGATCGGCCGCGGTGATGGTCCTGCTGCCGAAGCTTGCGGCATTCGCCGAGGCCTATCCAGACATCATTCTCGACGTGGTGACCGTAACCGGCCCGGTCGACCTTGTCGCAGGCGAGTTCGATGCCGGGATTCAGCTTGGCGAGTATATCCAGAAGGACATGATCGCGATGCCGGTCACGCGGGATTTGCGATTGACGGTGGTGGGATCGCCGCATTATTTCGTGTCACGACGCATCCCGCAAAAACCAAGGGACCTGAGCGACCATCGCTGCATAACGCTGCGCCTGCCCAGCGGTCCCTATCGATGGGAGTTCGAGCAGGGGCGAAAGTCGGTCACGGTCAATGTGAATGGCCCGCTGATCATCGACGACACTCATCTGGTGATTCAGGCGGCACTCGCCGGAGCCGGTCTCGGGCTCGCTTATGAAGACCAGGTCGCGGACTATATTGCGAAGGGTCAGCTCGTTCGCGTGCTTGAGGACTGGACGCCGCCGATCGCGGGTTTCTTCATCTATTATCCCAGCCGCCGGCATCAGCCCGCCGCGCTGTCCGCGCTGGTGAATTCGCTGCGGCTTTCCTGA
- a CDS encoding small multi-drug resistant family protein codes for MKTTDLVLILGSVVLSATAQFLLKLGASAPAVRAALGGDGAFEARAIALITTPTLIGGLAVYALSAGFWIAVLSRVDLSLAYPFVGLGFVFTFLIGTVFLGETANAARLSGTLLIMAGAVLVARSG; via the coding sequence ATGAAAACGACTGATCTCGTCCTTATCCTGGGCAGCGTCGTGCTGAGTGCGACGGCGCAGTTTCTGCTGAAGCTCGGGGCCAGCGCGCCGGCCGTGCGCGCCGCGCTCGGCGGGGATGGCGCGTTTGAAGCGCGAGCGATCGCGTTGATCACGACCCCCACGCTTATTGGTGGACTCGCCGTCTATGCCCTCTCGGCCGGATTCTGGATCGCGGTGCTGTCCAGGGTAGACCTGTCGCTGGCCTATCCTTTCGTGGGACTCGGCTTCGTGTTCACTTTCCTGATCGGAACCGTCTTCCTGGGCGAAACTGCGAACGCCGCGCGCCTGAGCGGCACGTTGCTGATCATGGCTGGAGCCGTATTGGTGGCGCGAAGCGGATAG
- a CDS encoding NAD(P)H-dependent oxidoreductase: MNPETPNPFRLLHIDASARPGLSGQDRHGSHTRRLSRRFIRRWSESRPLDVVTYRDVGGAPPDPVSGDWIAAAFCPPARRDAGQRAVLAQSDRLTAELIAADLVVIGAPMYNFGLPAQLKAWIDNIVRVGMTFGFDRARAGEPYWPMLPPGKRLVILTARGDFGYGEGGRLAAMNLVEAGLKVPLAYIGLNDSDTVAIEYDEFGDDRLSASIAAAETAVDHLVGTLLANRRAGGQPSTTPFFATSPK; this comes from the coding sequence ATGAATCCCGAGACACCCAATCCATTCCGCCTTCTCCATATCGACGCCAGCGCGCGGCCCGGCCTGTCCGGGCAGGACCGCCATGGCTCGCACACACGGCGGCTGAGCCGGCGCTTCATCCGCCGCTGGTCCGAATCCCGGCCGCTGGATGTCGTCACCTATCGCGATGTCGGCGGCGCACCGCCCGATCCGGTCAGCGGAGACTGGATCGCCGCCGCCTTCTGTCCGCCGGCCCGGCGCGACGCAGGCCAAAGGGCGGTGCTGGCGCAGAGCGACCGGCTGACGGCGGAACTCATTGCCGCCGATCTCGTCGTCATCGGCGCGCCGATGTATAATTTCGGGCTGCCGGCGCAGCTCAAGGCGTGGATCGACAATATCGTGCGCGTCGGTATGACCTTCGGCTTCGATCGGGCACGCGCCGGCGAACCCTATTGGCCGATGCTGCCGCCCGGCAAGCGGCTGGTCATCCTCACCGCGCGCGGTGATTTCGGCTATGGCGAAGGCGGCCGGCTTGCCGCGATGAACCTCGTCGAAGCGGGCCTGAAGGTGCCGCTGGCCTATATCGGGCTCAACGACAGCGATACCGTTGCGATCGAATATGACGAGTTCGGCGACGATCGATTAAGCGCATCGATCGCGGCGGCGGAAACGGCCGTCGATCACCTGGTGGGAACGCTGCTGGCGAACCGTCGGGCTGGGGGCCAGCCCTCGACAACCCCCTTTTTCGCCACATCTCCGAAGTAA